One Myxococcales bacterium genomic window, GGGACCGCCGGATGCGGCGAAGGCCGCCCCGGTAGTCAAAATAACAACTAAGAGGGAAAGGAAAACTCTTGATCTCATTACCGCCTCCCAAGTTAAATTAGTGGGATTTTTCCCAATTGATGTTACCTGTCATACCAAAAAATCATCCCGGGCGTCAAACCATTAATTGTAATCGGCCATGTTTTTTTTCATGGGTGTGGACAAACAAGATAATTCAATGTTTGTAAATATTTGTAGTATCCAATTGGGTGCGGGAAGTCTTGATTTTTTTTCAAATGAACCGAAAAGCTCGATAAAAACGCTTTCTTGACAAATAGTTAGGACTTTGGGTCTAAAATGTCGGAATGAATGGTGGCTGGTAGCCGTCCGGCTGGTGTCTTTTTTTTTAGGGCGGTTTGAATTTTCCCCAAAAAACTGCTTCAAAAAACGGGAGTGGCGGCTTTAGATAGGTAAGTGAACGGAGAGGCTCGTTTTTTTGTTAGTGCGGCCATTGCCCGATCCACTGGGTAAACCAGCGGCAAAAAGGATCGTTCGGTAAAACGCCCAGTGTTTTCAATGCCTTATCCCGGTCGCTGGATGCCAGATAGGCGATGGTCAGGGCGCGTACATCGGCAAACTGAAACTGGCCTGACGCAAGCAAAGCGTTGCGCGAGGCGATGGCTTCCGGCCGCGGAGCCCGGCACAGTTGCGCCAACTCGCCGCTGATTGTTGCCTTCATCGCCAGTTTTTTATCTTGCAGGTGAAAACGCATTGCCTCGAGATAAAGCCGTTGTCCCCGCAGATACGCCTCGCAGTCGCCATGCAGCCCGGTGCTCATTTCACGATCGGCTTTTTCAAGAATGGCGTGTTCGGCCTGATTTCTCCGCTGCTGAAGATAAAAAGCCGCCACGGCCAGGGCAAAGACCAGCAACAAAGCCAGCCAACCGATCCGGCGGTTGCGGGAGGTTTCGGGTGATTCGGACGGTTTCATGATTCGTCCCTCCGCGGCGGTTGTTCGGTCGTTGCGCGCTTTCTGCGGCGGCGGTCCCATAGCCACCAGGTCAGCAGCATGAAAGGCACAAAGATCATCGAAAAAACGTAGAGTTGCCACAAGGTGACGCCTCGATCCTTCAGGGTCGAGGCGAACAGAACGAACAGCGCCTGGAAGAAAGCGGTTCGCGCCAGGATGCCGACCAGACTGCCGGCGAAATAAGCCCAGAAGCGGAGCTCCACCAGGCCGGCGGCATAATTGAAAAACCGATAGGGCGTCACCGGCAACAGGCGCAGGATCAGAATCGATCGCCAGGTCGCCTGATGCAGTCGCCGGTTGAACATCTCCAGCCGTTTTCCGGCCAAAAGCGCGACCAGGTCGTAGCCGCCGACGCGCGACAGCCAGAACGAAACCACGGCGGCCATCATTTCGCCCAGCCAGATCGCGAGAATGCTGCCCAGGCCGAGTTGATCGGCGCCCAGGAGTTTGACGGCATCGCGGCCCGGCAGCGGCAGCACCGAAATGGCGCAATAGAAAAGGATGATCAGCAGCCACAGCCGCAGGGTGCCGAGCTGCTGGGCCAGGGCGCTGAGTTCGGCCAGCGGCATGTTGTAATGCCAGGCCACCAGGCCCAAGCCGATCAGGATGGCTACAACCGCCAAAAATTTGGTTATAATCCAGGCAATCCGGCGGCGATCGTTTGTCATGGGAGGGTATTGATAGCATAGTTGCCGGCAAAATCAATGAATGGAATTTCCCACGAGGAGGCGGCGCCATTCGCATCCTGCTGGCCAACAATCGATATTTCCCGTCGGGCGGGCCGGAGCGTTATCTGTTCGCCGTCGAAGCCGGCTTGCGCCGGGCCGGGCACGAGGTGTTTCCGTTCGCCCTGGCGTATCCGCAAAACGAACCGGCGGAGACGCGCGCTTATTTTCCGCCGCCGCCGGTCGAGGGTGATTTTTTACTCTACGGCGACCGCGCGCTGTCCCTGGGGGAGAAGCTTTCGCTCGCCTGGCGGGTGGTGAACGATCGCGCCGTTTATCGGGCGGCGCGGGAAGCGTTGCGGGCGCTCCGGATCGACGTGGTCTACGCGCTGCAGATCGCGCACTATCTTTTCCCCGAAGTGCTGTTGGCGGCGCGCGATGAAAACATCCCGGTGGTCATGCGGCTTTCGGATTACCAACTGGTCTGTCCCGCCTACAATTGCCTACGCGACGAAAAGCCTTGCTTTCTTTGCCGCGACGGCTTTTTGCCCGCATTGACGCATCGCTGCCTGAAAAAATCACTGCCGATCACCGCTGTGCGCGTGGCGGCGATGCTGCGGGCGCGCTGGACGGGCGCGCTGGACGCGGTGCGGTATTTCATCGCGCCCAGCCGTTTTCTGATCGGGCTCCTCCGCCAGGCGGGTTTCGCGCCGCATCGGTTGCTGCATCTGCCCACGCCGATCGATCTGCCGCCCGATCCGGGGCCGGCTCATTCCGACGCGCCGCTGCTGTACGTCGGCGGCTTGTACGAGGCGAAAGGCGCGCACCTGGCGATCGAGGCGCTGCGCGGCACCGGCCGGGCGCTGCTGATCGCCGGCGACACCAACACGCCTTACGGGCGGCGGCTGGCGGAGAAGGTGGAACAGGAGCGGATCAGCGAAGTCCGCTTTCTCGGTTTTGTGCGGGGCGAGGCGCTGGCCCGGCTTTACGCGGCGGCGCAGGCGGTGATCGTGCCGTCCATCTGGTGGGAAAACGTGCCGCACGTCGCCCTGGAAGCGATGGCCTATCGGCGGCCGGTGATCGCCGGCGATCTGGGCAGCCTGCCCGAGGTGATCGCCCACGGTGAAACCGGGCTGCTGTTTGCGCCGGGCGATCCCCAGGCGTTGCGGGCGCGGGTCGAAGAACTGGCGCGTTCGGGACTGGTCGAACGCTACGGCGACGCGGGCCGCGCGCGCGTGGCCGCCGGGCACGATCCGCAACGGCATCGGCAACGGCTGGAAGAGATCTTCGCGGAGTGCCGCCGATGAGCGAATTCCGTCTGCCGCGCGCCGCCTGGGCGTTGCTGTCGATCCACCTCGTTCTGACGGCGTCGCTCGCCCTGGACAATCCGCACGTGCATCTGCTGGACGACGCGTTTTATACGCTGACCGTGGCGCGAAACCTGGCCGCGGGGCAGGGCTTTTCCTACGGCGGTTTTCCGACCAACGGCGTGCAGCCGTTGCTGGCTTTTCTCGCCGTGCCGTTCATGGCCTTGGCGGGCGACCGGCCGGAAACGGCATTGCGGCTCATGGTGCTATTGATGGCGCTGTGTTCCACGGCGCTGCTCTGGCTGTTGATGCGGCTGGCGCGCGAGGCCGCCGACGGCGAGGCGGCGATCGCGGCCGGCGTGCTTTACACCGCCAACGCCAACCTGCTGACGCACGATCTTTCCGGGCTGGAAACGCCGCTCCACGCGCTTTTGTTCTGGCTGTGCGTCTGGATCTATCCGCGGATTCGCGACGGGGCGGTCGTCCGGCGCTGGCTCGGCCTGGGCTTGTTACTCGGCCTGCTTGCCTATGCGCGGTTCGACGCGGTTTTTCTGTTTCTCGCGATCGCCATCGATTTGGCATGGCGGCACCGTCGTCGGCCGAGCGATCTGGTGCGGCGCGGCTTGTGGCTGTTCGCCCCGGCGGGTCTGCTGCTGGCGCCGTGGTTTGTTTGGAGCCGGCTGGCCTGCGGCTCGTTTTTCCAGTCGAGCGGCGCGTTCCATCGCTGGCGCGGTTTGCTGAGGCAGGGGGTGCCCGATTCGCTGCTTGGCGAGGTGAAATTCGCGGTGGCCAAATGGGTCAGCCTGGTCGCCAAACTGCTTTTCGAGCCGCTGTGGGGATACGAAGGGCTGATGCGGTGGCTGGCCCGGTCGTTGCTCGGCGTCGAGCGGATGCAAGCCGGTTTTCTCGTCCAGGTGATGCGCCAACGGCCGGCGGCGGGTCTGGCGCTGGTGGCGGGCGGGGCGGCCGTCGCCTTCATTTTGATCTGGTTCGGCCGGCGGCATTTGCGGCGCTTGGGCGCGCTGCGGCCGTATGCCTTCGTGCTGCTCGCGGTGGCCGGCGCGGCGATCTTTTATCCGCTGTACCTGCTCAACTATTCGATGCGTCATTTTTATCCGTACAGCGTCGGCATGGCGTTGGTCTGGGGCGTCTGGCTGTCGGGCTTCGCCGCGGGCGCCCCGCGCGCGCGGAAACTGGCTTTGGGCGCGGCCGCCGCCGTGCTGGGAATCTCGTTGGCCTTGCCCGGCGTTCGCCTCTGGCTGTCCGATGCCCGGCCGGTCGCCGCCTGGAAAATCACCGACGACATCCGTCGGGCCGTGCCGCCCGGCGCCTCGATCGGTTACACCGACTGCGGAATCTACGGTTACTATCTGCCCGAGTACAACATCGTCAACCTGGATGGCATTTTGAATTTCGAAGCCTTGCAAGCCATGAAGGAAGGCGATATCGGCGCTTATCTGGAGCGGCACCGGGTCCGCTATGTGTTGTATCTGCACAACTTCCAGGCCGAATTCGCGGACCAGTGGAATCGCGACGTCGCGCCGCGGGTCGAGCCGGTCGACGGTTCGTCCTGGTTGTTTCGAATGAAAGAGTAGCAGGAGATGAGAGGTGGAAGCGGAGCTTGGACCTCGGAAAAGGAGAATGGTCATCGGTGGCTGAAATCCGGATTGACGGATTATTGAAAATCTGGTAATTATTATTGCCAGTTTAGGCTTGATCCGGGAATAAATATTACCAGTAGGTTTGCCATTGCTTGCGACCCTCCAATCACTGATTCTGGATTTTCAAGAGACAACCTGGGAATCCGGGGTGCCGCGACACCTGAAGATCGAGACAGTCCCGGGCAAGGCTTCCGTTTGTATCGGTGT contains:
- a CDS encoding TVP38/TMEM64 family protein: MAVVAILIGLGLVAWHYNMPLAELSALAQQLGTLRLWLLIILFYCAISVLPLPGRDAVKLLGADQLGLGSILAIWLGEMMAAVVSFWLSRVGGYDLVALLAGKRLEMFNRRLHQATWRSILILRLLPVTPYRFFNYAAGLVELRFWAYFAGSLVGILARTAFFQALFVLFASTLKDRGVTLWQLYVFSMIFVPFMLLTWWLWDRRRRKRATTEQPPRRDES
- a CDS encoding glycosyltransferase family 4 protein; translation: MSWEGIDSIVAGKINEWNFPRGGGAIRILLANNRYFPSGGPERYLFAVEAGLRRAGHEVFPFALAYPQNEPAETRAYFPPPPVEGDFLLYGDRALSLGEKLSLAWRVVNDRAVYRAAREALRALRIDVVYALQIAHYLFPEVLLAARDENIPVVMRLSDYQLVCPAYNCLRDEKPCFLCRDGFLPALTHRCLKKSLPITAVRVAAMLRARWTGALDAVRYFIAPSRFLIGLLRQAGFAPHRLLHLPTPIDLPPDPGPAHSDAPLLYVGGLYEAKGAHLAIEALRGTGRALLIAGDTNTPYGRRLAEKVEQERISEVRFLGFVRGEALARLYAAAQAVIVPSIWWENVPHVALEAMAYRRPVIAGDLGSLPEVIAHGETGLLFAPGDPQALRARVEELARSGLVERYGDAGRARVAAGHDPQRHRQRLEEIFAECRR